One region of Ictalurus punctatus breed USDA103 chromosome 6, Coco_2.0, whole genome shotgun sequence genomic DNA includes:
- the gpm6bb gene encoding glycoprotein M6Bb isoform X1 yields the protein MGCLDCCIKCLGGVPYASLLATILCFSGVALFCGCGHVALSGTLAILENNFYRNLSETAMLTDVIYLLQYVIYGIASFFFLYGIILLAEGFYTTSAVKELHGEFKTTICGRCISAMFVFLTYVLGVAWLGVFGFSSIPVYLFYNIWSTCASMDSNSSVCVDMRQYGIIPWNATPGVACGAMLLEICNSSEFYLSYHLYIVACAGAGAAVIAMIHYLMILSANWAYLKDASQMHAYQDIKTKEEQELQDIQSRSKECLNSYS from the exons GTTGCCTGGACTGCTGTATAAAGTGTTTAGGAGGCGTTCCGTACGCGTCTCTACTCGCCACCATTTTGTGTTTCTCCGGAGTCGCTCTGTTCTGCGGCTGTGGACACGTGGCCCTGAGCGGCACACTCGCCATCCTCGAGAACAACTTCTACAGGAACCTGAGTGAAACCGCCATGCTCACcgacgt AATTTATCTGTTACAGTATGTGATTTATGGGATCGCTTCGTTCTTCTTCCTGTATGGAATCATCCTGCTGGCTGAGGGATTTTACACCACCAGCGCAGTGAAGGAGCTGCACGGCGAGTTTAAGACCACCATCTGCGGCCGCTGCATCAGCGCCATG TTTGTGTTCCTGACGTACGTTCTTGGAGTGGCTTGGCTCGGAGTCTTCGGGTTTTCCTCCATTCCAGTTTATCTGTTTTACAACATCTGGTCCACGTGTGCGTCCATGGACTCCAATTCCTCCGTCTGTGTGGACATGCGGCAGTACG GTATTATTCCGTGGAACGCCACTCCAGGAGTCGCTTGTGGTGCGATGCTTCTCGAGATCTGTAACTCGAGCGAG TTCTACCTGTCCTACCACCTGTACATCGTTGCGTGTGCTGGAGCCGGAGCTGCGGTCATCGCCATG atccaCTACCTTATGATCCTCTCGGCGAATTGGGCCTACCTAAAGGACGCGAGTCAAATGCACGCGTACCAAGACATCAAAACGAAGGAGGAGCAAGAGCTGCAAGACATCCAATCACGTTCAAAAGAATGCCTCAATTCCTACTCGTAA
- the gpm6bb gene encoding glycoprotein M6Bb isoform X2, which produces MGCLDCCIKCLGGVPYASLLATILCFSGVALFCGCGHVALSGTLAILENNFYRNLSETAMLTDVIYLLQYVIYGIASFFFLYGIILLAEGFYTTSAVKELHGEFKTTICGRCISAMFVFLTYVLGVAWLGVFGFSSIPVYLFYNIWSTCASMDSNSSVCVDMRQYGIIPWNATPGVACGAMLLEICNSSEFYLSYHLYIVACAGAGAAVIAMFIYMMATTYNFALLKFKSREDCCTKL; this is translated from the exons GTTGCCTGGACTGCTGTATAAAGTGTTTAGGAGGCGTTCCGTACGCGTCTCTACTCGCCACCATTTTGTGTTTCTCCGGAGTCGCTCTGTTCTGCGGCTGTGGACACGTGGCCCTGAGCGGCACACTCGCCATCCTCGAGAACAACTTCTACAGGAACCTGAGTGAAACCGCCATGCTCACcgacgt AATTTATCTGTTACAGTATGTGATTTATGGGATCGCTTCGTTCTTCTTCCTGTATGGAATCATCCTGCTGGCTGAGGGATTTTACACCACCAGCGCAGTGAAGGAGCTGCACGGCGAGTTTAAGACCACCATCTGCGGCCGCTGCATCAGCGCCATG TTTGTGTTCCTGACGTACGTTCTTGGAGTGGCTTGGCTCGGAGTCTTCGGGTTTTCCTCCATTCCAGTTTATCTGTTTTACAACATCTGGTCCACGTGTGCGTCCATGGACTCCAATTCCTCCGTCTGTGTGGACATGCGGCAGTACG GTATTATTCCGTGGAACGCCACTCCAGGAGTCGCTTGTGGTGCGATGCTTCTCGAGATCTGTAACTCGAGCGAG TTCTACCTGTCCTACCACCTGTACATCGTTGCGTGTGCTGGAGCCGGAGCTGCGGTCATCGCCATG TTCATCTACATGATGGCTACCACTTATAACTTTGCTCTTCTGAAGTTTAAGAGCAGAGAAGACTGTTGCACAAAGCTTTAA